The window ACGTAATTACATAAATGTTGAAAATCCAGAGGAAAAAATTAAACCGTCCAATTATGGGTTACAATAAATATACGAAAACAATTGCAAAACGTATCAATCCACTTTCTCTAAGGAAAACAAACACGAAGCACCATCCTCGGCCCTATATAAACAAAGAGAAgcaaagaaaaaactaaaatataacatCAAAAGCAAAAATACACAGACAGAGGATATTTTCATGAGTTCCATCAATCCGAAACAAAGTATCATGCAGACCCTTGAGGCCATGCCTGAAGACATGCGTCTTCTAATAGTTTCGAAAGTAGGCCAAAACTCCCACGTCGACTACTTCAATACGGTACTGACATGCAGAAGCCTAAGCTTTCGTCCAGACAACCCCTCTGTTGCCAAAGATCTCAACCTCTCGCCTTTTGTTAAGAAGCCACTCCTATCCAATCAGTACGAATCATTAATGGACGCCTGCCTTAAAGCAGACAATACTGATGCTCACTTTGTAAAAGGTATGATTCAATTCTTCCAATCTCAAAATCAAGTCCTAGGTCTACATCACATCCACATAGCATCAAAGAGTGGTCACCTACAAGGAAGATACATTTTTGGTGTTCTCCTCATGGCCATCGGCGAGACAGACAAAGGAATCAAAATCATCAACAACCTCACGGAAGAGAAAGGTATTTCGTTGGTTGAGGATTGAATGATAAATTTCAAGAGGGCTCTGGAACGTCCACTTCTTCAGATgagggatatatatatataagag is drawn from Brassica rapa cultivar Chiifu-401-42 chromosome A05, CAAS_Brap_v3.01, whole genome shotgun sequence and contains these coding sequences:
- the LOC117134397 gene encoding F-box protein At2g35280 codes for the protein MQTLEAMPEDMRLLIVSKVGQNSHVDYFNTVLTCRSLSFRPDNPSVAKDLNLSPFVKKPLLSNQYESLMDACLKADNTDAHFVKGMIQFFQSQNQVLGLHHIHIASKSGHLQGRYIFGVLLMAIGETDKGIKIINNLTEEKGISLVED